One Tenebrio molitor chromosome 2, icTenMoli1.1, whole genome shotgun sequence genomic region harbors:
- the LOC138124514 gene encoding carboxylesterase 1D, translating into MNLTPLLLVLTLHGVVCDERGARVRRIVGGDAAVAPPEDDPVVFTRFAGKTARVLGVRDLPHYVFRGIRYGHAPAGKERFLRPRQYFLQGFENATRFPPPCVQPVPGQDKVIGDEDCLFLNVFTPTLPTGLEGLPVIVWIHGGGYRYGSASQYGVRHLVGKQVVVVTIQYRLGSLGFLSTGSKTLPGNAALWDMVLAVQWTRNYIGFFGGNPHKIVVMGHGTGASSAIMVALSNVAKGLASGIVAMSGSSLSRFATDDAPKNTAMQVAEANGCPVVSELTMVRCLQNLSPDSIIKVDSSIESQRIDNRGFISGLAGKLGSAPVFEGRRDGRSLPPVAENEPLNDPDSAHSRIPLLTGITKDETKRACQGQYKDEIVKKLRGVPDFLDKVLVKNLQDSLGLQSNNNTRRVLSLLDPKQFKNYLEYSKSNIHEGLGKISEATGDALFNVPAFLTADAWSKQNAPSYLYRFEHVGKKKKGYNFLKGLPIIGNSTQSDDSNDTVAHGDELAYLFDAQDLQGRSLGSNDDSNEEDDKVRDIFTQMVTDFARFGKLSLGNEEVKPFSITDNNFVQVGPKPKVSNGFRFCEMGLWLGLAQRLQSSSCQLFKVLDSQLKNLPTDVLKPGGLGGNKIGEALGKVGKPGAVDKKKVQEKLSPVSNSLGMLNPNRDKPKSSQKVLPFGIGR; encoded by the exons atgaatttgacGCCGTTGCTTTTGGTGTTGACCCTCCACGGGGTCGTTTGTGACGAGAGGGGCGCAAGAGTTCGCCGGATCGTCGGAGGAGACGCCGCTGTGGCTCCCCCTGAAGATGACCCCGTCGTCTTTACGAGATTCGCCGGGAAAACTGCAAGAGTCTTGGGCGTGAGAGACCTACCGCACTACGTTTTCCGCGGAATTAGATACGGACACGCTCCCGCAGGCAAAGAGAGATTTCTT CGACCACGTCAGTACTTCCTGCAGGGCTTCGAAAACGCCACTCGTTTCCCACCGCCCTGCGTCCAGCCCGTCCCCGGACAAGACAAAGTGATAGGGGACGAGGACTGCTTGTTCCTCAACGTCTTCACCCCAACTTTACCTACAGGACTCGAAG GTCTTCCTGTCATTGTGTGGATACACGGAGGTGGCTACCGTTACGGCTCTGCGTCACAATATGGG GTTCGTCATTTAGTCGGGAAACAAGTCGTGGTGGTAACAATCCAGTACCGCTTGGGTTCTCTTGGTTTTCTCAGCACCGGCAGTAAGACTCTTCCTGGAAACGCAGCACTGTGGGACATGGTACTAGCAGTACAGTGGACTCGCAACTATATCGGGTTCTTTGGAGGAAACCCGCACAAGATAGTTGTGATGGGGCACGGTACTGGCGCCAGTAGCGCCATCATGGTCGCCTTGTCTAATGTTGCAAAAGGATTGGCTAGCGGAATTGTGGCCATGTCAGGAAGCTCTCTTTCTCGTTTTGCCACCGACGACGCTCCCAAAAACACAGCAATGCAAGTGGCGGAAGCTAACGGTTGTCCTGTTGTTTCCGAGCTGACCATGGTCAGGTGTCTGCAGAATCTGTCACCAGACTCCATCATTAAA GTGGACTCTTCGATAGAGTCCCAACGCATTGATAATCGTGGATTCATCTCTGGATTGGCTGGAAAGCTGGGGTCGGCTCCGGTGTTCGAGGGGCGCCGCGACGGGCGCTCTTTACCTCCGGTTGCCGAAAACGAACCTTTAAACGACCCGGACAGCGCCCACTCGAGAATACCCCTCTTGACAGGGATAACCAAAGATGAAACGAAAAGAGCTTGTCAAGGTCAATACAAAGACGAAATTGTGAAGAAACTGCGCGGGGTTCCGGACTTCTTGGACAAGGTTTTGGTCAAGAACTTGCAAGACTCGCTCGGGTTGCAAAGCAACAACAACACAAGAAGAGTGTTGAGTCTTCTGGACCCCAAACAGTTCAAGAATTATCTCGAGTACAGCAAGAGCAACATCCACGAAGGTCTGGGCAAGATATCTGAGGCCACAGGTGATGCTTTGTTCAACGTTCCTGCGTTCCTCACCGCCGACGCTTGGTCCAAACAAAACGCACCTTCATATCTGTACAGATTTGAACACGTGgggaaaaagaagaaagggtACAACTTCTTGAAGGGGCTGCCGATAATCGGAAACAGCACACAAA GTGACGACTCTAACGACACTGTCGCTCACGGTGACGAACTTGCGTACCTCTTCGACGCCCAAGACTTGCAAGGCAGATCGTTGGGATCAAACGACGACTCAAACGAAGAGGACGACAAAGTGCGCGATATTTTCACCCAGATGGTCACGGATTTTGCACGATTTGGTAAACTCAGTCTGGGCAACGAAGAAGTGAAGCCTTTCTCGATCACCGACAACAATTTTGTACAAGTGGGGCCTAAGCCTAAAGTTTCCAATGGTTTCAGGTTTTGCGAGATGGGGTTGTGGCTGGGGTTGGCCCAAAGACTGCAGAGCAGCTCGTGTCAGTTGTTTAAGGTGTTGGACTCCCAGCTGAAGAATCTTCCGACGGATGTGCTCAAACCTGGCGGTTTAGGCGGTAACAAGATTGGGGAAGCGCTCGGAAAAGTGGGGAAACCCGGAGCAGTGGACAAGAAGAAGGTGCAAGAGAAGCTCTCACCGGTTTCTAACTCACTCGGAATGTTAAATCCGAATCGAGACAAGCCCAAGAGTAGCCAAAAGGTGTTGCCCTTTGGTATCGGGCGTTGA